A region from the Rosa rugosa chromosome 6, drRosRugo1.1, whole genome shotgun sequence genome encodes:
- the LOC133713819 gene encoding pentatricopeptide repeat-containing protein CRP1 homolog, chloroplastic-like, with protein MALLAQMEALGFRPNSVSYTRLIDALGSIGRTLEADVLFQEMIFVGFRPRIKLYNVLLRGFLKKGLLGLAIRVLGVMGDLGTERNQETYEILLDYCVNAGRLEDTWSMINEMKRKRFRLGSFVYSKVIGLYRDNGMWKKAMDIVEEIREMGMVLNKQIYNSIIDTFGKYGDLDEALEVFGKMKQEGVRPDISTFNSLIRWHCKSGLLKKALELFTEMQEQGLYLDPKMFVTIISRLGEQGKWDMIQKTFENMRSRGHKKSGTIYAALVDIYGQYGKFQDAEECISALNAYAQQGSCDQTVKVLQLMEVEGIEPNVIMLNVLINAFGIAGRHLEALSIYHHIKESGLSADVVTYTTLMKAFIRARKYDKVPEIYMDMERAGCTPDRKARQMLEVASLVLQQRN; from the exons ATGGCTCTTCTTGCTCAAATGGAAGCTCTTGGCTTTCGACCCAATTCGGTATCCTACACTCGTCTAATTGATGCTCTAGGAAGTATTGGGAGGACTTTGGAGGCTGATGTGTTGTTTCAGGAAATGATTTTTGTGGGGTTTAGGCCAAGAATTAAGCTTTACAATGTGTTGCTTAGAGGGTTTTTGAAGAAAGGTTTGTTAGGACTTGCAATTAGAGTTTTGGGGGTAATGGGTGATTTGGGTACTGAGAGAAATCAAGAAACTTATGAGATTTTACTTGATTACTGTGTCAATGCTGGGAGGTTGGAGGATACTTGGTCAATGATTAATGAGATGAAGCGGAAGAGGTTTCGGCTGGGATCATTTGTGTATAGTAAGGTTATTGGTCTTTATAGGGACAATGGGATGTGGAAGAAAGCAATGGACATTGTGGAAGAGATAAGAGAAATGGGGATGGTATTAAACAAACAGATTTACAACAGCATTATTGATACATTTGGGAAATATGGCGACTTGGATGAAGCATTGGAAGTCTTTGGGAAAATGAAACAAGAAGGTGTAAGGCCTGATATTTCGACCTTTAATTCGTTGATAAGGTGGCACTGTAAGTCTGGGTTGTTAAAGAAGGCCCTGGAGTTGTTTACCGAGATGCAAGAACAAGGATTATATCTTGATCCGAAAATGTTTGTTACTATTATCAGTAGATTGGGGGAGCAAGGGAAGTGGGATATGATACAGAAGACCTTTGAGAATATGAGAAGCCGAGGGCATAAAAAAAGTGGGACTATTTATGCTGCTCTGGTTGACATTTATGGGCAATATGGAAAATTTCAGGACGCAGAAGAGTGTATATCTGCACTAAATGCCTATGCCCAGCAG GGATCATGTGATCAGACAGTCAAAGTACTTCAGCTCATGGAAGTCGAGGGAATCGAACCAAATGTGATAATGCTGAATGTTTTGATTAATGCTTTTGGTATTGCTGGTAGACATTTGGAGGCTTTGTCCATTTATCACCATATAAAAGAAAGT GGTTTAAGCGCCGATGTAGTTACTTATACTACCCTTATGAAGGCGTTTATTCGAGCAAGGAAGTATGATAAGGTCCCTGAGATATACATGGATATGGAACGTGCTGGATGCACCCCAGATAGAAAGGCTAGACAGATGTTAGAAGTCGCTTCATTGGTCCTTCAACAGAGGAATTGA